The genomic region CCATCCTACAGCCCAATAAATAGAAAGACTAATGACTCCTCCGCAAGCGCAACTATGCTTGCTCGAGGTTTTATACTAGCCTCTTGTCCGTGTATTTATACGGGAAAATAAAATAACTGGGCACGGTCCCAGACCGGCATCAAATTTTCAGGGACCGGGACCGGACCGGTCAGTGCCGACACGGGCCGGGCCCTCTTCCGATGAACCTTGAAACCGACAAAAGCCCGGACCGACCTAAAACCAACTGGTCCTGCCGGGCCTTCGGGCTCACTACTCACCGCACCACCGCCTGCACAACCGTCACTGCTCGACCACAAAATCTCATGTTCTTGAATAGAAAAAACCAATTCTGTATAATTACTACATACTGTATTACCAAATCATTTGAAAATATTATTGATTGAATTCAAAAAATTCAGATCTACTTTTGATCTGAGAAACAAAGAACGAGATGAAATCTTAAACACTTGAGAATTGAGATGAAAGACGAGTATGCATAAAACGTGTGTTCCATCCTCCAATTAGAGCACAAAGAAATTAGAAACACGCCTCAAAATCTCAACTCCATCTTGGCATCTATGATCTCGTAAAAAAAAAAAAAAAAAAACCGACAGATGAAACTAGACACAAGGTTAAATCTTTTTACATAACCCACAACCCATACGGCCTCTTCTTGATAGCTCACTTGAAAGACTTGATCTCTTCTTCTTCTTTGTCCTCCAGAAAGGTTCAGAAAGTGTCAGGTGTGAAGTGGTGGCTTCTGATGTGAAGGAATGAAGAAGGAGACCCATGAAAGAGTCTGGGAAACTAAAAGTGAAGGAGTGAAGGGCTGCACGTGAATAGATCTAGGTTTAATATATATAATCACATGTGCTCAGTCCTATAATTATAGTGTAGACTTGGAAAACTAGCTCATAAAAGACTATAATAAGTGACATACCACATAACCCGGGCTTAAAAATTTTCAGCTTTTGAGGCCCGGGACCGGCTCGAGTATAGTTGGGCTCAGCCCGAAATGACAGAAAATAAATAGGGGCCCGTAAAAAAACCCGGCCCGATCCGGTCGGTCCGGTTCGGTCTTTTTTTTCATTCGGGTTTTATGCCCACCCCCTACAATATCACATAAAAATAAGTATAAATGGTTAATTTAATTTACTTTATAATTATATTATACAGTTATATGTCATAACTCATTAGGTAGATTTTTACAATTATCTCTTTATCTAATTTTTTTGTTAATTATTTTGTTTTTTACTATAACAACCCTAGTTTTTATTTTAAATCAGTTAACTCAATAAATGTGTAGTCGATTGTGCATAAAACAACCTCCCAAGCCTGTAAACCAGCAGGCATTCCACCACAATCGGGGCCGCCCTAAGGTTCCCGCCCATCAACAGGATGGGCCGGGCCCGACCTCGGTGACAGCATTGAGCCGAGAACGGTTTCAGAAGGCATAAGGGAGCTGGGTGTTTGAAGTAACAGTAAAGACAGTTGTCCCACATCGGTTTTCAAGTAAAGAGAACCTACTCTGGGCCATAAATATGACCCAGCCACCAGCTTGTTAGGTGTCATTAACTACCCTAGTAATTACATTCAACCAGCAGATACTGACTTAATCATCGGAGGATTAAAGACCGGAAGCCCTCGGTCATCCTTGTGTTCGCAGGTCAACGAGAGGATAGCTTATCATCCAACATACATACCATCAGCTTCTGCAGCCCTATCCGGGATTGTACAGAAACATTTGGCGCCGACTGTGGGAATCTTTACAAAAAACCAGCGTGACTTGATGACTGAGTTAACTGAGCAGGATGTAGGACGGGAAGAGCAGAGGGAGGTGATACTCGGAAGTACCCCAGAAACAGCAGGGGGAAGTTCAAGAATCACGGGGAGTACCCTGCGGGATGAAACACCAGAATATGTGCCGCGAGATCTCAATCCCCAAGAGGTAGCGGAGATGTTGGAAGATATGAGGGCCCAAATCACTCGACTGGAGCAACAAAGTGTCAGGGATCGAGTGGCAGCCTCCAGGACGAAGCGTAGGTTAGAAAATGATAACGCCACGCTCATGAGTACACTAGCCTGAAGGGTTGAGCATCGGGAGGCGTTGGATCGGGCGACCACGTCTCGGCAGACGGGCGCTCCTGTGGGAATGAACCGTAGGACCGTGCATATAGGGACGAACTTGTTCCCGGATGAAATGCGGGACGAGAGACCACCGCCCTTGCCCGAGCCAATCCCGGAAGTCCAAGTCAGAAGACCAGGAGAGATGGAAGAAACCCTAAGAGCTATCCGGGATAGCGTGACGAGTTTAGCTGACAGAATCTCGGATGACGAGAGAAGGGGTACACGTAATCCAACCTGCGCGAGTTTTGAAGAAAGGGGGGACCGTTCACAAGAGCGATCACCCGGTCCGTCAGACCAAACACAACCAAGCCGTTGAAACTTAGCTACAATGGGGATCGTGACCCCCCATCTTTTCCTTGATAGTTTCAAGTCTCACACGAACGCTAAAGGATACTCAGATGCAATATGCTGCAACATGTTCTAGGAAATCTTAATAGGGGAAGCGCTTAGTTGGTTTTACAAGCTCCCGTCGAACTCGGTCGACTGCTTCCGGGAGCTGGCTGACAGGTTCGTCAATAGGTTCATTCTACGGATGGACGGGCAAAACACCGCCCAATTGTTCAAAGTAAAGCAAGATAGGGGAGAGGAATTGAAAGCTTTTGTGAACCACTGGCAAGGAGCCACAGCCAGAGTCAGGAACTTTGACAAAAAGGTCGAAGGGAGAGACGACGGATCCCCGGTGCAAGTGGTCCAAGAGGTTAGAACCTGGAAGGGAGAACGAGAACCAAACTCGTACTCGACAAGAAAAAGGCACAAGGAAAGGAGCGGGGGGAAGGTAGGGAAGCAGTATAACGCGCAAGGGAAGACAAAAGGGCCCTATCAGGATACCGGGTACGCGAGAGCGGCGCCGGCAGGGAAAGAGCATTTCTCAGCGCTCAACACCACTTATGAGGCGATATGAAACGAGAATAAATCTGTCATTCCGCCTCCCCCGGCCTGGAAATTTCCCGCATCTGCGTACCACGGGGAGGCAAGCCATGACATTAACAACTGCATAGAATTGAAAAGAGCGGTAGAGAGCTGGGTGAAAGAAGGAAAATTGCAGCAGTATGTGCACGTAGGGGCGATTGAAGTATATGTGATGACCAACACCATCCATGGGAGGTTCCGTATAGATAATAGGAGCAACAAGGCAAAAAAGCAGTGTACGGGATTGAGGGATGGCCAGGAAGTCTTCACCTTCAGAAGCAGTAATAATCAGCAGGTAACCACCAGTCGAAAGTCCGTTACCTTCCTAGAAGAGGAAGAGGAGAGAATAAGGCCGCACGAGGATCCGTTCCTGGTAACGTTGCAGCTCGATCACTATATCACGAAGAAGATCTTCGATAATACGGGAGCCTCAGTCAAGGTGTTATTTAGGAGTGCCTGGAAAAGACTGCATCGAGGAAGCAACAAGTTGATGCAAGACCATGAGCCGTTGATCAGCTTCTCGAGTGATGTTGTTCATCCCCTCGGTTCAGACAGCTTTAGAGTAAGCATGGAAGGCCGAGAGGGAGTCGCCCGAGCTACAATAGAATTTATCGTTGTGGATTGTGAGTCATCCTACAACGAGATCTTGGGAAGGCCCGCTTTATGGAAGCTAAAGTCGTTTGTTGCCGGTCAGATGTTGATGATGAAGCTCCCAACCCTAATGGGAATCATTACGATCCGGGGAGATCAGAGGGCGGCAAGGAGTTGTTATGCGATAGACAACGAGAGGAAAAGGTCAGAGGTTCTGTTGGCAAGCCAGGCCGCAGCATCCCCCTCGGATCCTTACATAGATCCTAGAGAAGATACCAACTCAGATGAGGAGCGTCTGGGATCAGCGGAAGAAACGGAAGCGGTATCAGTCTCAGATGAGTTCTCGGATCGACAAGTGACCATCGGGACGGGACAGGCACCCTGTGTGCAAGAGGCCCTGGTAGACTTCTTGAAGAGAAACAGTGGGGCATTCACTTGGACGTATAGGCACATGCCCGAGATATCATGTGGAATCGTAACACACCAGCTAGGAATCCAGAAAGGATCCCCTCCCGTGCGGCAAAAGCGAAGAACGTTTAAGCCGGAGAAGTATGAAGCAATGAGGGGGGAAGTGCAAAAATTGATGGACATCAAGTTCATAAGAGAGGTTAGATACCCCCAGTGGCTGGCCAATGTGGCCATGGTTTTAAAGAAGTCAACAGGACAATGGAGGATGCGCGTGGACTATTCGAATCTCAACAGGGCATGCCCAAAGGATAGCTTCCCGCTCCCACGCATAGACCAACTGGTGGACTCCACGTCCGGATTCGAATTGTTGAGCTTTATGGATGCATATGCAGGCTATAACCAGATCCAGATGGAACCGAAGGATGAGGAGCACACGACTTTCACGACCAACAAGGGCCTATATTGCTATAAAATAATGGCTTTCGGACTGAAGAACGCGGGAGCCACCTAACAACGGCTAATGAATGTCATGTTCGCCGAGTACCTCGGGAAAATTATAGGGCTATATGTCGATGACATGCTGGTCAAAAGTCTAACGGCCGAGGAGCATGTAGAGCATCTGGAGAAAGTCTTTGAGGTCATACTGAGGTACGAGATGAGGCTGAACCCTCAAAAATGCATATTCGATGTGATCAAAGGGAAGTTCATGGGTCATATAATTAGCAGGAGGGGGATAGAAGCCAACCCGGAAAAGATCCAAGCCATCTTGGACATGGAAAGACCCAAAGAAAGGAATGAGGTGCAGTTGTTGGCCGTGAAGATCGTCGCCCTGGCCAGATTCGTGTCACGACTCACATATAAGTGTCCCCCTTTTTTTCGGCTGTTGAGAGACCAGCGATGTAAGGAGATAGTATGGGGGCCCGAGCAAGAATAGGCTTTCAAATAGATAAATGCATACCTCACGTCCGCACCAGTTTTGTCAAAACCAATCCCGGGTGAGATGCTTTACCTGTATATTGCGGCATCGCAAACGGCAGTTAGCTCGGTGCTAATAAGAAAAGAGTCCGATGTCGAGCATGTGGTATTTTACGCCGGGAAAGGATTCACACCGACTGAGAGCAGGTACCCGGATGTCGAGAAATTAGCCTTAGCATTTATTGTAACCGCCAGAAAGCTCAGACACTATTTCCAGGCACACTCGATAACCTTTTATACCAACCACCCCCTGCGGCAGATCATGCAAAAGCTAGAGATCAGTGGGAGGCTGGTAAAATGGGCAATTGAGCTGGGGGGAATTTGATATACATTATCGGCCGAGAGTGGCTATCAAATCCCGTGGACGGAAAACAGTAATATAGATGCCCCTCGCCCGGCTAGCCATCGGAGGGCTCGGGAAAGGAAGAAAGAAGGCAAGGATTGAGGTGCTAGGAAAACCGAGCATCAGTAAAACCATCTCAGAGATATTCATGCTCGAAGCGAGACCCAGAGAGCCTACGTGGATGGACCCCATAATCAAGTTCATGAAGGAGGGGGTGCGCCCGGAGGACAGGCGGCAAGCACGAAAACTCCAATCGAGATGTGCAAGGTACACACTCATGGGCAGGACACTATACCGCAGAGGTTACAGTTTCTCAAACCTCAAGTGCGTAACAGAAGAGGAAGGAGAGGTGATCATGGCAGAAATCCATGAGGGGATGTGCGGGAATCACTCTGGATCCTGGTCGTTAGCGCATAAGGGACTCCACACAAGGTTCTTATAGCCTAACATGGGCGCCATGGCGGATAAGATGTTGGAGAGATGCCGTAAATGTCATTTGCACGCTAACGGGACACATTCTCCTCCTATTGCTCTGTCAATATTATTGTTGCTCTGGCCTTTTGCACAGTGGAGCCTTGATCTCATCGAGATACTGCCAACGACACCCGGGCAGTTTAAATATGTAATAGTGGTCGTTGACTACTACACGAAGTGGGTAGAGGCGGATCCCCTGGAGAAGATAACCACCGAGTGTGTGAAGAATTTCTTGATGAAAAATATACATTGCAAATTCGGGGTCCCAGAGACAATAGTCACGAACAATGGAACACAATTCAACAACAACCATCTGATTGAGTTCACGAATGACATGGGCACCAAGATGGTCTTCACATCGGTGGCACACCCATAGACCAATGGTCAAGTGGAGGCAGTTAACAAAATCATCAAAAAGCTTTTGAAGAAGAAATTAGATGACGCCAAGGGTCTGTGGGCACAGAAGCTGCCGGAACTATTATGGGCAATCAGAACCACACCAACAGAAGCAACAGGAGAAACTCTTTTCTGCATGGCCTTTGGCACGAAAGCTGTCTTGCCGATCGAGACGTCAATACCATCGGGAAGGGTCGAGAACTTCGACACTACAACCAATGAGGAAGGCCTCTAGTTAAACATTGACTTCATCGAGGAAAGGAGGGAGAGAGCAGACTTACACAACCAAGTCTATAAGCAGCGAGTTGCACGCCATTACAATAGTAAAGTCAAGGCTCGGACGATAGGACTGGGGGACTGGGTAATGAAGAAAATCATGACCAAGACGGCAGCCTTGGATCCAACCTAGGAAGGGCCATACGAGATTGTTGAAGAGGTCGGCCCAACAACTTTCTTTCTCCAGGATCAGGATGGGATAGTCACCTGGTGCCCTTGTAATACGGAGCATCTGAGATTTTACTCAGTTTAAAAAGGGGGACGAGACCCATTTTTGTAATATGTATCTCTGTAAATATTGCTGCCCCCGGGAGAACAACATATCCCGGAGGATGCCTCCATTGATCCTGAAAACTTAATACAGGAATGAGGAAGTTAAATCCAAACGCCATTGAGTAATCCACCAGGAGGCACAAGTTATTAAAATCCCGAGTAACACCATGCGGGATAGGTAATCCATCAGGAGGCACAAGTTATTAAAATCTTAAATAACCCCAAACAGGATGGGTAATAAGTCATTAAAATCCTCAGTAACAAGCAGGACAGGTATAACACAATATAATATAACACGGGAGAGGAGCAGATAACAAAGGATAATCAAGGCATAATATATCAGAACCCGAAATGCCGGGAGTAGTCCCAATTGGTATTTACAAAAAGCTCCTGGGATGTATCATCACCAAGATAGGGCACAAGGCCATTGTCTTACAAAAGCAAAAAGGCACATTACAACCTACGTCTCGCGGCCGTCTTCTTCTTCGTCCTCGGACGACTCGGCCAAGGTGTCCTTGCCAACAGCACTGGTCTCAATGTCTTTCTCGGACGGCACGACTGTCAACCCCCCTGCACTCTCGGGCTCTTTTTCGACAGCCTCTTTCGACTTCGCCTCCCTCTCCTTGGTCTCCCGGGCAGCGATCAGGTCGGCAGTCATCTTTGCCTTGTCTAGATACCCAATGCGGCTCCATTCACCAAACTTCTCGGTGATGCCACCCTTTCAGGCTGCCTTGAGCATTGCTTTCAGCTCGTCCAACTCCTTGAACTTAGTTACAGCAAGCTCGCCCTGAGCGGGAATCTGGCCTTGCAGGTCGACGATCTAGTCAACCCTTTCCTTCAGCTTAATCCACAGCTTAGCGTTCTCCCGCTGAAGCGCGTCTATGTCGCACTCCAAAGCTGCCACCCGCTCGGCTTTTCCCTTCAGATCCTTAGTATGAAGGCTGGGTTTGACAAACTTGTCAACCAAAGAGAGCTTCTCCTTCTTCTCGGCTTCCAAGTTTTTCTCCATCATCTTCTGCTCCGCCCGGAGGTAGCTAATCTGGTCATTAAGGCTAGCCAAGCGCTCTTTCATCTCGTTGGAGTCCTTGCTGGCATCGATGACATAGACAGCAAATAGAGCTTGCAAAGAGATAAATAGTTAAGTACAGCACCCCGGACAGTAAAATTGGCATTAGAAAGGTGAAGTTTACCTTCATCATTGCCTCTTGAGCGTATTGCCGGTTCTGTTAAGGGCTATTAGACCCTACCCTGATCCGGTCCAGCTCGATTCCCTTCAGGTCGCCCACCATGCTACAGAAAAACCTTTCGTCGGTGCACCCATACTCATCCAGTATCTGCTGAATAGGGGTCTTTTTGATCTGGGGAAGAGCAGGAGCGAGAGCGCTCAAGGTCACCGGGTTGCCGGCCGAGGAACCCGTCGACTTCTGTTTCTTTCGGGGGGCGAGGCGCTAGTCATGCTCATGCCGGTCAAAGTCACGCCTTCATCCCGCTGAGACTTCGACTTCTTGGACGACGTCTTCTTCTTCTTCTTGCCCAAGTGGACGTTGACCACGTCACCGGTACTCACGGGCCCCTCTTTGTCAGTAGGCGAATTCCCGTACCCTTCGTCAAGAATCTCCAGGAGCACAGCGTCCTCTGAGATGCGGGCAGTAGAGTTAGCAACATTCACCTCGATACGAGAGGCCACCTTCCCGACCTCCAAGAGGTCACTCAGCAAATCCATATCAAAGTCCATGTTGCGCGGGTGTGATTCATGGGGCTTACGTTTATAAACTTTTGCTGCATACAAGCACAACAGTCAAACAAAAAAAAACAACAAGTAAAAAAAAACAAACAGCAATCGAGAGACATTTAACCAGGGACCCCACTAGGCATACAACCGAGTTCACAATGAACTAGCACATTCCACCAGGTCAAGTTGTACGAGCTACGATCCTTGTCCAATGGCCAGGCCGTAAATATCTGAGCGATACGTTGCTTCTCAATCTCAGACAGCGAGAAGGACTGATCCCGGATATACCTAAACCGGTTGGGCACAACGTATTTCAGGCAGTTTCTTTGTCATCGCCCATCGGCAAACACGACCTTTGAACGCTAGTTGTTATTTATGGACGTTGGAAGATCCGTACCGGGAGGCAAGTAATCCCGAGCGGCGAAGGACACGCACCCGCCGCAGTTTTGCTTATTCGAGTACGATAGGCGGTAGAGAGCCCGAAACTCATTGATAGTTGGCCACCCTATGTCAGACAGGTAGTACATGCGGCACAGGGAAAGCAGCTGGCGCCATTAGTTTGGGGGGATCTGCCGAGAAGCTAGCTGAAGCATGCGCAGCAGGTACTGCACGCACTGAGGAAGCGGGAGGGAGAAACCATTCCTAAACATGTTGTCGTGCACTGCAACGAAGCCATCTCTCTGACAGCATGCCAACTCGTCTTCGTAAAGCCCACGGAGGGTAACCGTGGGCGGGATGCCCTAGTTATCCCGAAACTGTTCTATCTCGGCCAGGGTCATGCTGCACTCAGGCTCATCTCACACGGTCTCATCCTCCAAGATATACCGCCTAGAGGAAGCAGTGCCTGCGCCGCTGGTCATAGTATAACAAACCCTAAGATCTATTAGTGTGCGCCACCGGGAGCAAGTGCATAGTGCATAGCTTAACACAATTTAAACCCAGAAATCCCTATAACACCACAATCCCCGGTTTTACCCAAAACCATCACAAAAGCAACACAAAACAGAGGCAAAGCAAAGCAAAAACAGAGGTATGCAGCAGCACGAAGTATAAAGCAGCACAGAAACTTACCAGATTTTCAACGTAGTAGCAACGCCGGAAACTCAAAGGACCGGTAGCACCTCGCAATCGCAGAGATCAACGGCGGTACTGCACGAGGATGAAAGATACCACAGAGAAAGCAGAAAAGAGAGAAGCCACAGAGAACCGAAAGAGAGCAGAGAAAAACAGATAGAACAGAGAAAAACCAGAAAGCGACCAAAGAATAGAGTAAGTGAAAGAGTGAAGACGAAAAAGGGGGGGGGGAAGAATATACATAGTAGGAAGTCGCCTCAATCCACGAAACGACGCATTAAAAACCCACTTAACAAAAACGAGGCACCCCTAGCCGTCCGATCAAACCGCAGGATCGTGCCACGTGGATAAACCGTCGTAGCTTCTTGAAGAAGGAAATAATAAAGCGACATGCATTAATTGCTCGTCAGTTATCCCCAGGAACATGGCGACATCTGGCGAACATGCATTTAATGCACCTGCCACAGCAACGCACAAACTACCAAGTAAAAGACCCATCTCGGATGAGTATTAACGAGATCGTAACACCAAGTAAAAGACTCATCACGGATGAGTATCATCGAGATCGTAACACCAAGTGAAAGACCCATCTCGGGTGAGTTCCACCAAGATATATTCATTCCACCGAGAGGCATTCCACCAAGCGGCATAAGCTAGAGAGAGATAGGCATTCTACCGAGCGGCATTCCACCGAGAGATTGGTATTCCACCGAGAGATTGGCATTCGACCGAGAGATAGACATTCCACTGAGAGATTGGCATTCCATCGAGAGATTGGCATTCGACCGAGATAGACATTCGACAGAGAGGCATAAGTGATCGACCGAAAGGCATAAGTTATTAAAATCCCGAGTAATACCAAGCGGAATAGATAATCCACCAAAAGGCATAAGTTTTATATCATCCCTTTAAAAACGAAGCAAGTGGCTTGATAAACCACGGACGACGTTAACACCCCGTCACTCGAGAAGTAATACCGGATATGGAAAGGGCTCGCTACTCTTGTCCATGGAAAGTGTAACACCTGTTCAACCCACGTCATAAGTCCAAACTTGGGGGGACTATAGGCGGGAGTCCATATGGAATATACTGGTCTACTGGCTTATTTTAGCAAGTCCCCCCTCAAGATGTGTCTTGAACAGGAACTTGGGGGGACTTGTAGTCGGTTGTGCATAAATAACCTCTCAAGCCTGTAAACCAGCATGCATTCCACCACAATCGGGGCCGCGCTAAGGTTCCCGCCCATTAGTAGGATGGGCCGGGCCTGACCTCGGTGGCAGCATTGGGCCGGGAACGGTTTCAGAATGCATAAGGGAGCTAGGTGTTTGAAGTAACAGCAAAGGCAGTTGTCCCACATCGGTTTTCATGTAAAGAGAACCCACTCAGCCACCAGCTTGTCAGGTATCATTAACTACCCTAGTAATTACATTCAACCAGCAGATACTGACTTAATCATCGGAAGAGGAAAGACCAGATGCCCCCGGTCATCCTTGTGTTTGCAGGTCAACGAGAGGATAGCTTATCATCCAACAGACACACCATCAGCTTCTGCAGCCCTATCTAGGATTGTACAGAAACAAAAGGTAATTATGAAAGTTCTTAATTTGGTAAATTTTCAGACTTGCTGCTTTATTGTTGTAGAGATGTAGTAAAACTTAAAAAATAATCAACATAACAAGTGTGAGGGTTAGACCTCTCAATTAGGCTGATTTCCAAACATTTCTCTTAAGTGTGTCGTACTCATTATAACACACAATTCTAGATCATTCTTGGCAGAAAGGATACTGGTTGTGATTTTGAACTGATATTTGCAAATTATATATTAGTGGACTTACGACAGTCCTGCAAGCAAAGTCTAATTTAAAGTGTAAATAGTCAATTAGCTTGCCTTATCAAATGACATTTTTTTTTGTGACACCTTGATCATTTGTTCCTTTTAAGTGGTAGATCTCTATCAACCTCGAACCCTTTTACAGGTGTACAAGGAGCCAAATTCCTCAAACTAAACCATGTTATCTGGCAGCATCAATAATTCATATGATCAAGAATCAAAGACTTCCTACACATTTGTTTATCAAAGTTGTTCAACACTTGTCTTGTGCACCTTGATTCAAGTAGATCTAAGCTAAGATGGTTTTTCTTGTCTATTCGTTCAATTTGCGTTCTTTTATATTCAGACTTTCAAAGAAAGCTTGCACAAAACCATGGAAGATCAAACGCAACCTATTCTGCCAAAACAGAATTCTAACTCCGGCCATGAAGCACTTGAGTTTAAGAGCTTTAGTTCGTGCCTTAAATGGGTCTTTGTGGATCAGTCTAGTATATGGAGGACAGGTCTTTCATGGTCACTCTTCTTCGTCTTAGCCATTGGTGTACCACTAGTCTCGAACTTTCTTCTCTCCTGCTCGAGCTGTGATGCCAACCATAGTAGACCTTACCATGTTGTTTCTCAGCTTTCGCTTTCCTTGTTCGCGGGTCTCTCCTTCGTCAGCCTCTCCTTCTGGACTCGAAAATTCGGTCCGAGAAGGTTTCTCTTCCTTGACAAGCTATGTGATGCAAGTGAGAAAGTCCGTCAAGAATATAAGCAACTATTTCATGTAAGCTTGTTTTCAAAGTAATTTGTTAGTTCTGTGACAAAGAAAAATACTTACTATTTATTGGGGTGAGGTGAAGTATGTGTTAGTCCTAAGTGTGGAATTGCTTGATCCGAGTATGCAATTGATCCTTTAAATAGTGTTTCATTGGACTCATTATTGGTCATTCTATACAAGCATCAAACTAGAGCTCTAATTCCATGATTCCCTATTGCAGAATTCAATGAAGCTCCTATGCTTCATTGTCTTCCCCTGTTTTGCTGCAGAGTGTGTGTACAAAATATGGTGGTATGTCTCAGGAGCAACAGAACTACCATACTATGGTAACATGTATTTGAGTGACACCATACTATGCATGTTGGAACTGTGTTCATGGCTTTACAGGACCACAATTTTCTTCCTGGTGTGTGTTATGTTCCGGCTTATATGCAGATGTCAAATAATAAGAATAGAAAGTTGCGCACAAGTTTTTCAAAAGGAAACCGAGGTGGAGACCATAATGATGGAACACAACAAGATCAGAAAGACCCTTCGGGTTATAAGCCATCGATTTCGAGTGTTCATCTTGATCTCTCTGATCATGGTTACTGCGAGTCAGCTCGCCTCTCTTGTCACTATAACCAGGTCGAGTGCTCATGTTAATATCTTCAAGGCCGGAGAACTCGCCGTAAGTGTCAATCAACTGATCGAGCAGCACTTCTAATGTTAATGAAAAATGAATAGCCATATATCTGAGATGTACTAATTGATTGATTGGTTTTATTTTGCTTATGGTCATGGTGCAGTTATGTTCTATAAGCCTTGTTACTAGTCTATTCATATGCTTGCGGAGTGCAACCAAATTAACACACAAGGCACACTCAATTACTGGGCTTGCTGCAAAGTGGAATGTCTGTGCCACAATCCACTCTTTTGATTACGCAGAAACCGAGACTCCGATGATACCTCAGGTTTCCTCAGATCATCAAGTGTTTCCTTTCGGTGCTGATTTGGAATCGGATGATGAAGAAGCGGACGAAGACGACGATCTGGACAATGCCAAGTTGGTGCCAGTTTTCACAAACACAATCTCATTCCAGAAGAGACATGCTCTAGGTTAGCAACAAAGACACATTACCTCTAAACCCTTTAGATTACTGTTATATTCATGTTCTAAATCGCAAAGTGGTCGATTTATTTCTTGTTGCAGTGAAATATTTGGAGCATAATAGAGCGGGAATTACAGTGTTTGGGACCATGGTGGACAGAACATGGCTTCACTCTATTTTTGGAATTCAGCTGGCACTTCTTCTATGGACGCTCAACAAGACAATTAGTTAATTCACATTAGTTAGGTGTGATATATGAAGGCTTTTGAACTATTATATGAATAGCGATATTAGGCGATGAAAAATTTGAGCTTGGGATCTCAACTCG from Fragaria vesca subsp. vesca linkage group LG3, FraVesHawaii_1.0, whole genome shotgun sequence harbors:
- the LOC101308260 gene encoding uncharacterized protein LOC101308260 isoform 1, whose translation is MEDQTQPILPKQNSNSGHEALEFKSFSSCLKWVFVDQSSIWRTGLSWSLFFVLAIGVPLVSNFLLSCSSCDANHSRPYHVVSQLSLSLFAGLSFVSLSFWTRKFGPRRFLFLDKLCDASEKVRQEYKQLFHNSMKLLCFIVFPCFAAECVYKIWWYVSGATELPYYGNMYLSDTILCMLELCSWLYRTTIFFLVCVMFRLICRCQIIRIESCAQVFQKETEVETIMMEHNKIRKTLRVISHRFRVFILISLIMVTASQLASLVTITRSSAHVNIFKAGELALCSISLVTSLFICLRSATKLTHKAHSITGLAAKWNVCATIHSFDYAETETPMIPQVSSDHQVFPFGADLESDDEEADEDDDLDNAKLVPVFTNTISFQKRHALVKYLEHNRAGITVFGTMVDRTWLHSIFGIQLALLLWTLNKTIS
- the LOC101307475 gene encoding uncharacterized protein LOC101307475, translating into MTNTIHGRFRIDNRSNKAKKQCTGLRDGQEVFTFRSSNNQQVTTSRKSVTFLEEEEERIRPHEDPFLVTLQLDHYITKKIFDNTGASVKVLFRSAWKRLHRGSNKLMQDHEPLISFSSDVVHPLGSDSFRVSMEGREGVARATIEFIVVDCESSYNEILGRPALWKLKSFVAGQMLMMKLPTLMGIITIRGDQRAARSCYAIDNERKRSEVLLASQAAASPSDPYIDPREDTNSDEERLGSAEETEAVSVSDEFSDRQVTIGTGQAPCVQEALVDFLKRNSGAFTWTYRHMPEISCGIVTHQLGIQKGSPPVRQKRRTFKPEKYEAMRGEVQKLMDIKFIREVRYPQWLANVAMVLKKSTGQWRMRVDYSNLNRACPKDSFPLPRIDQLVDSTSGFELLSFMDAYAGYNQIQMEPKDEEHTTFTTNKGLYCYKIMAFGLKNAGAT
- the LOC101308260 gene encoding uncharacterized protein LOC101308260 isoform 2; the protein is MEDQTQPILPKQNSNSGHEALEFKSFSSCLKWVFVDQSSIWRTGLSWSLFFVLAIGVPLVSNFLLSCSSCDANHSRPYHVVSQLSLSLFAGLSFVSLSFWTRKFGPRRFLFLDKLCDASEKVRQEYKQLFHNSMKLLCFIVFPCFAAECVYKIWWTTIFFLVCVMFRLICRCQIIRIESCAQVFQKETEVETIMMEHNKIRKTLRVISHRFRVFILISLIMVTASQLASLVTITRSSAHVNIFKAGELALCSISLVTSLFICLRSATKLTHKAHSITGLAAKWNVCATIHSFDYAETETPMIPQVSSDHQVFPFGADLESDDEEADEDDDLDNAKLVPVFTNTISFQKRHALVKYLEHNRAGITVFGTMVDRTWLHSIFGIQLALLLWTLNKTIS
- the LOC101307770 gene encoding protein NYNRIN-like produces the protein MADKMLERCRKCHLHANGTHSPPIALSILLLLWPFAQWSLDLIEILPTTPGQFKYVIVVVDYYTKWVEADPLEKITTECVKNFLMKNIHCKFGVPETIVTNNGTQFNNNHLIEFTNDMGTKMVFTSVAHP